In the Caviibacter abscessus genome, one interval contains:
- the nusB gene encoding transcription antitermination factor NusB, with the protein MEQRTLRKEIFKILFERELIEVNIDERINQFLSSHSLSESKQEFFIKYIRKYIENEKIVIEKIKEKLNGWTFERLAIVEKVLLKMSFFEIIIEDTGHEIVINEAIEIAKVYGDLKSKDFINGILAGLVNN; encoded by the coding sequence ATGGAACAAAGAACACTAAGAAAAGAAATATTTAAGATTTTATTTGAAAGAGAACTTATTGAAGTTAATATTGATGAAAGAATAAATCAATTTTTAAGTAGTCATAGTTTATCAGAAAGTAAACAAGAGTTTTTTATAAAATATATAAGAAAATATATTGAAAATGAAAAAATTGTTATAGAGAAAATAAAAGAAAAATTAAATGGTTGGACTTTTGAGCGTCTTGCAATAGTTGAAAAAGTTCTTCTGAAAATGTCATTTTTTGAGATAATAATTGAAGACACTGGGCATGAAATAGTTATAAATGAAGCAATTGAAATTGCAAAAGTATATGGAGATTTAAAGAGTAAAGATTTTATAAACGGTATACTGGCAGGACTGGTGAATAATTAA
- a CDS encoding Asp23/Gls24 family envelope stress response protein: protein MFLVILYIINIMLIIGLLSTLYFIVVNPILVSTILTKLAIFSNEKLGQIIIFVSIVTYISLLVLSLLEKLFKKPGSIKVRNENGFVEITMNTVETLSKNFLENKEIIRYAKLKVYSGFGSVNIIAVLECYTVEDLNEKLGKIKEDLGEYVQKMTGIKPNRINLKVSKINPEKVIETTNISNTEVIGEDITVDSVIL, encoded by the coding sequence ATGTTTTTAGTAATTTTATATATTATAAACATCATGTTAATAATAGGGCTTTTATCAACTTTATATTTTATTGTAGTAAATCCTATTTTAGTGTCAACGATACTTACAAAACTTGCTATATTTTCTAATGAAAAATTAGGGCAAATAATTATTTTTGTATCAATAGTTACATATATTTCATTGTTAGTACTTTCATTACTTGAAAAATTATTTAAAAAACCAGGAAGCATTAAAGTAAGAAATGAAAATGGTTTTGTTGAAATAACAATGAATACTGTAGAAACATTATCAAAAAATTTCTTAGAAAATAAAGAAATAATTAGATATGCAAAATTAAAAGTTTACAGCGGATTTGGAAGTGTTAATATTATTGCTGTGTTAGAATGCTATACTGTAGAAGATTTAAATGAAAAATTAGGTAAAATAAAAGAAGATTTAGGCGAATATGTTCAAAAAATGACAGGAATTAAACCTAATAGAATAAATCTTAAGGTATCTAAAATTAATCCTGAAAAAGTAATTGAAACAACAAATATATCAAACACAGAAGTAATAGGAGAAGATATTACCGTAGATTCTGTTATACTTTAA
- a CDS encoding Asp23/Gls24 family envelope stress response protein, whose protein sequence is MEFLGNIIISPNVIKDIVIETLKEIENVKGISTQTGKNEIVSFLKGTDKRNLEVEMGETECVVDLSIAVAYGCEIRKVAEVVQRQVAEKIKEFTEINVREINVTIEQVVKEREE, encoded by the coding sequence ATGGAATTTTTAGGAAATATAATAATATCACCAAATGTTATAAAAGACATAGTAATAGAAACTTTAAAGGAAATAGAAAACGTTAAAGGTATATCAACACAAACAGGTAAAAATGAGATAGTTAGCTTTCTAAAAGGAACAGATAAAAGAAATTTAGAAGTTGAAATGGGAGAAACTGAGTGTGTAGTTGACTTATCAATAGCTGTTGCATATGGCTGTGAAATAAGAAAAGTAGCAGAAGTAGTGCAAAGACAAGTTGCGGAAAAAATAAAAGAATTTACAGAAATTAATGTTAGAGAAATAAATGTTACAATAGAACAAGTTGTTAAAGAAAGAGAGGAATAA
- a CDS encoding DNA polymerase III subunit alpha, producing MEFVNLKLHTDYSLLEGVSTVDTYIQKAKLNNSKYLGITDTSMFSAIKFYNSCKKNNISPVIGLELFSYGLFIEGEYSINVYAIGYEGYKKLVKLSTLSYSRYVSGRPIIDIQEIQKNSSNLVCITGGVNSEILKAIVEMEYDYARKIIMKYSQIFQNFYVEIPAFEIKKRHLDKYIQIVKELKVPYVITNDVYYADSNDFYLQKIVSAIKENVSIDRVKKAYPYNDLYLKTTEQIIKSFKEEDLEFVNQGILNTEKISEICKLEMPQIEFKFPKLKLDVSEKEYLRDLVYNGAKIKYKNLSDEVINRIEYELSVIDNMGFNGYFIIVSDIVKYANENDILIGPGRGSASGSIVSYTLDITKVDPIKYGLIFERFLNSGRKSMPDIDIDFEPSRRDEVVHYLMQKYGMEYVSNIIVFSRLQEKQLQKDLERVLGNSSRVIKQALEKLEGNVRHSSIHPSGVVISKYPLIDEVPTYRDDKLNINVTQYQMEELEYLGLLKIDLLALKNLEVIKQTINAVKIKLSDIDLNDKKTFEMFNTGNTLGVFQSESPGMVDLITKFKVENFLDISAILALYRPGPLNSGMTYEAIKRKHSENIDYIFPELEEILKDTYGVIIYQEQIMKIASIIAGYTLLEADDLRKAISKKKIEILKLHKDQFVSKAISKGYDKQKVINLYSMIESFGGYGFNKSHTIPYSMLCYYTAYLKTNYTLEYICSLLNSDINDYKKLRKYEIELKKYKHQILKPSVNKSNCYFKVYNDNVIYGIYSIKGISENIAKSIETERDINGEFKNINDFCYRMIKYDLNKKHIEVLALSGAFDEFNLSRKEIFIYSQEIYDIAYTKYDNEINVGRSLFLTNTENLLKYENKFIDEYNEDELIEKEMESIGLLLSIDLKKESSDILSILRLEDNLRVGLVLSSEISLTRRKEKMLKLTIDENGEIKKYIIFSNLYEKIQNINLKNKICLFEVYNDVIKDIVTIDEVSNLKNTSINILIDDLSDENKQKLKSQFKQGGFSLVNFYKQKQRLKMNNKIYAKLSNDFIKTLILIVNSKNINVYIKNLSRVNIKKN from the coding sequence ATGGAATTTGTAAATCTTAAATTACATACGGATTACAGTTTACTTGAAGGTGTAAGTACTGTAGATACATATATACAAAAAGCCAAATTAAATAACTCAAAGTATCTAGGGATAACAGATACTTCAATGTTTTCTGCTATAAAATTCTATAATTCTTGCAAAAAAAATAATATATCACCTGTAATTGGTCTAGAACTTTTCTCATATGGCTTATTTATTGAAGGTGAATATAGTATAAATGTTTATGCAATAGGATATGAAGGATATAAGAAATTAGTGAAATTAAGTACACTTTCTTATTCAAGATATGTTAGTGGAAGACCTATAATAGATATACAGGAAATACAAAAAAACAGCAGTAATTTAGTTTGCATAACTGGTGGAGTAAATTCAGAAATACTAAAAGCCATAGTTGAGATGGAATATGATTATGCAAGAAAAATAATTATGAAATATTCTCAAATATTTCAAAATTTTTATGTGGAAATACCTGCATTTGAAATAAAGAAAAGGCATTTAGATAAGTACATACAAATAGTAAAGGAATTAAAGGTGCCCTATGTAATAACAAATGATGTATATTATGCTGATAGTAATGACTTTTACCTTCAAAAAATAGTAAGTGCAATAAAGGAAAATGTTAGTATTGATAGAGTAAAAAAAGCTTATCCATATAATGACTTATATTTAAAAACAACAGAGCAAATAATAAAAAGTTTTAAAGAAGAAGATTTAGAGTTTGTAAATCAAGGTATTTTAAATACGGAAAAAATATCTGAAATATGCAAATTAGAAATGCCACAAATTGAATTTAAATTTCCTAAATTAAAATTAGATGTAAGTGAAAAAGAATACTTAAGAGACTTGGTTTATAATGGGGCTAAGATTAAATATAAAAATTTATCAGATGAAGTAATAAATCGTATCGAATATGAATTATCAGTCATTGATAATATGGGATTTAATGGTTACTTTATAATTGTTTCAGACATAGTTAAATACGCGAATGAAAATGATATATTAATAGGTCCAGGTAGGGGTTCTGCTTCAGGAAGTATAGTTTCATATACATTAGATATAACAAAAGTCGACCCTATAAAATATGGATTAATTTTTGAAAGATTTTTAAATTCTGGTAGAAAATCAATGCCAGATATAGACATAGATTTTGAACCTAGTAGAAGAGATGAAGTAGTTCATTATTTAATGCAAAAATATGGTATGGAATATGTTTCAAATATAATAGTTTTTTCAAGACTTCAAGAAAAGCAATTACAAAAAGATTTAGAAAGAGTTTTAGGAAATAGTAGCAGGGTTATAAAGCAAGCACTTGAAAAATTAGAGGGTAATGTAAGACATAGTTCTATACATCCATCAGGAGTAGTTATATCAAAATATCCATTAATTGATGAAGTTCCAACATATAGAGATGATAAGTTAAATATTAATGTAACTCAGTATCAGATGGAAGAATTGGAATATTTAGGGTTACTTAAAATTGACCTTTTAGCACTTAAGAACTTAGAGGTTATAAAACAAACAATAAATGCAGTAAAAATTAAATTATCAGATATTGATTTAAATGATAAAAAAACTTTTGAAATGTTTAATACAGGTAATACTTTAGGAGTATTTCAATCCGAATCACCAGGGATGGTAGATTTAATAACAAAGTTTAAAGTTGAAAATTTTTTGGATATTTCGGCAATACTTGCTTTATATAGACCGGGACCATTAAATAGTGGTATGACATATGAAGCAATTAAAAGAAAACATAGTGAAAATATAGACTATATTTTTCCTGAACTTGAGGAAATATTAAAGGATACTTATGGAGTAATAATATATCAAGAACAAATAATGAAAATTGCAAGCATTATTGCAGGATATACTTTGCTTGAGGCAGATGATTTAAGAAAAGCAATAAGTAAGAAAAAAATTGAAATATTAAAACTACATAAGGATCAATTTGTATCAAAAGCAATATCCAAAGGGTATGATAAGCAAAAAGTAATAAATCTTTATTCAATGATTGAAAGTTTTGGAGGTTACGGTTTTAATAAATCACATACCATACCTTATTCAATGTTATGCTATTATACAGCATATTTAAAAACAAATTATACATTGGAATATATATGTTCATTATTAAATAGTGATATAAATGATTATAAGAAATTAAGAAAATATGAGATAGAATTAAAAAAATATAAGCACCAAATATTAAAACCTAGCGTAAATAAATCAAATTGTTATTTTAAGGTATATAATGATAATGTAATTTATGGAATTTATTCAATAAAAGGTATTAGTGAAAATATAGCAAAATCAATAGAAACAGAAAGAGACATAAATGGAGAATTTAAAAATATAAATGATTTTTGTTATAGAATGATAAAATACGATCTTAATAAAAAACATATTGAAGTATTAGCACTTTCAGGAGCGTTTGATGAATTTAATTTAAGTAGAAAAGAGATATTTATTTATTCACAAGAAATATATGACATTGCTTATACAAAATATGATAATGAAATTAATGTGGGTAGAAGTCTATTTTTAACTAATACAGAAAATTTACTTAAATATGAAAATAAATTTATAGATGAATATAATGAGGATGAATTAATAGAAAAAGAAATGGAAAGTATAGGTTTATTACTTTCAATTGACTTAAAAAAAGAGAGTAGTGATATTTTATCTATATTACGTTTAGAAGATAATTTGAGAGTGGGATTGGTATTATCTTCTGAAATTAGTTTGACACGTAGAAAAGAAAAAATGCTAAAATTAACTATAGATGAAAATGGGGAAATAAAAAAATATATAATATTTTCAAATTTATATGAAAAAATACAAAATATTAATTTAAAAAATAAAATATGCTTATTTGAAGTATATAATGATGTAATAAAAGATATAGTTACAATAGATGAAGTTTCCAATTTAAAAAATACAAGTATAAATATTTTAATTGATGATTTAAGTGATGAAAATAAACAAAAATTAAAGTCTCAATTTAAACAAGGTGGATTTTCGTTAGTTAATTTCTATAAACAAAAACAAAGATTAAAAATGAATAATAAAATATATGCGAAGTTAAGCAATGACTTTATAAAAACATTGATTTTAATAGTTAATTCTAAAAATATTAACGTATATATAAAAAATCTAAGTCGTGTAAATATTAAAAAAAATTAA
- a CDS encoding CPBP family glutamic-type intramembrane protease: MKKTDKLKWFDILILTFILWGAAIQESTQCYLELIKGSSTIEEMTTFTALDNYTMLLKQIVLFLIAIFYLIIRKFNFKTWNIHLSLKAIIYGVLLFIGSGLVFDIYSFITNPIVENLPFPGRISIFFLNQNVSDVIYAIFNGIYEEIYFLGICLAVSPKQLKWSILFSLIIRVSFHTYQGIIVAIGIGIVYGIYMLWFYYKSQDKNLFPFFIAHALADIFGLTILWIFGI; the protein is encoded by the coding sequence ATGAAAAAAACGGATAAACTTAAATGGTTTGATATTTTAATTTTAACTTTTATTTTATGGGGAGCAGCAATACAAGAATCGACACAATGTTATTTAGAACTTATTAAAGGAAGTTCAACTATAGAAGAAATGACTACTTTTACAGCATTAGATAATTATACGATGTTATTAAAACAGATAGTTTTATTTTTAATAGCTATATTTTATCTTATAATTAGAAAATTTAATTTTAAAACTTGGAACATTCATTTAAGCTTAAAAGCAATAATATACGGAGTTTTGTTGTTTATTGGTTCAGGATTAGTATTTGATATATATTCATTTATTACAAATCCTATCGTAGAAAATTTACCATTTCCTGGAAGAATAAGTATATTTTTTTTAAATCAAAATGTATCAGATGTTATATATGCTATTTTTAATGGTATTTATGAAGAGATATATTTTTTAGGTATATGTCTTGCAGTATCACCCAAACAATTAAAATGGTCAATCTTATTTTCTTTAATTATTCGTGTAAGTTTTCATACATATCAGGGAATTATTGTAGCTATAGGTATAGGAATTGTATATGGAATATATATGCTTTGGTTTTATTATAAATCACAAGACAAAAATCTTTTTCCGTTTTTTATAGCACATGCTTTGGCAGATATTTTTGGTCTTACAATTTTATGGATATTTGGAATTTAA
- a CDS encoding Cof-type HAD-IIB family hydrolase, whose product MNIKRVFFDIDDTILQNNDNSTISTDLIKRISEMQEKGIKVHLATGRGYVSTVPVAKALGIKDELILYNGAVVVDVNGNILLNNLVDKKVYRELIKISREENVHLNLYYNDTIYVEKYDEHIKDYMSKTLQGLIIRDFDDYDNEFSIKCLFIDETDVLDELKKKIESRISNIYIVRSTPNYLEVLNEKANKVNGVKFVLNKYGVDKNEAMAFGDQNNDYDMLKYVGHGYIMGNAKQELKDLFDENKIAGHTKEQGVLNKINEVIFGI is encoded by the coding sequence GTGAACATAAAAAGAGTTTTTTTTGATATTGATGATACGATTTTACAAAATAATGACAATAGTACAATAAGTACTGACCTAATTAAAAGAATAAGTGAAATGCAAGAAAAAGGGATAAAAGTTCATTTAGCAACAGGAAGGGGATATGTTTCAACTGTTCCAGTTGCTAAAGCATTAGGTATAAAAGACGAGTTAATATTATATAATGGTGCTGTTGTTGTAGATGTAAATGGAAATATTTTATTAAATAATTTAGTTGATAAGAAAGTATATAGAGAACTTATAAAAATTTCAAGAGAAGAAAATGTACATTTAAATTTATACTATAACGATACTATTTATGTTGAAAAATATGATGAGCATATAAAAGATTATATGAGTAAAACATTACAAGGTCTTATAATCAGAGATTTTGATGACTATGACAATGAATTTTCAATTAAGTGTCTTTTTATTGATGAAACGGATGTATTAGATGAATTAAAGAAAAAAATTGAAAGTAGAATATCAAATATTTATATAGTTAGATCAACACCAAATTATTTAGAAGTGTTAAATGAAAAAGCTAATAAAGTTAATGGAGTTAAGTTTGTGTTGAACAAATATGGCGTAGATAAAAATGAGGCTATGGCATTTGGCGATCAAAATAATGATTATGACATGCTAAAATATGTAGGACATGGTTATATAATGGGAAATGCAAAACAAGAATTAAAAGATTTATTTGATGAAAATAAAATAGCAGGACACACAAAAGAGCAAGGTGTACTAAATAAAATTAATGAAGTGATATTTGGTATATAA
- a CDS encoding cysteine desulfurase family protein has product MRNIYFDNAASTKMRQEVIDFLCESYNNVYANPSAVHTYGRNARALLENARKNIASKLNIKPNDLIFTSGATESNNLAIRGILLKSEKKEIICSSIEHSSILTLCDELSKEGYKVKYINIKPNGEIDIEHLKTQISDDTALITVMAVNNETGVKQPLDKISDLIKGKNIYFHSDAVQLISKEYFNPYELGLDSFSASPHKFYGPKGIGLLYIKDDIEISKLMYGGSQERNKRAGTENINSILATSLALDLSVQNMEKDNKYLQDLMDYFISEVSKLNYIKINGENRVNSIISIQIENQDIQLLLPMLDMRGIYVSGGSACMSGSLKASQTLINMGLSEKQALSSVRISFSIYNTKEEIKYLIDTLKNICEGE; this is encoded by the coding sequence ATGAGAAATATATATTTTGATAATGCCGCATCAACAAAAATGCGACAAGAAGTAATTGATTTTTTATGTGAAAGTTATAATAATGTTTATGCAAATCCTTCTGCTGTTCATACTTATGGCAGAAATGCAAGAGCTTTACTTGAAAATGCACGAAAAAATATTGCCAGTAAATTAAATATTAAACCCAATGATTTAATATTTACATCGGGAGCAACAGAATCAAATAATCTTGCAATTAGAGGGATTTTATTAAAAAGTGAAAAAAAGGAAATAATATGTTCAAGTATAGAACATTCAAGTATACTAACACTTTGCGATGAACTTTCAAAAGAAGGATATAAAGTTAAGTATATAAATATAAAGCCTAATGGAGAAATTGATATAGAACATTTAAAAACTCAAATAAGTGATGATACTGCACTTATAACAGTAATGGCAGTAAATAATGAAACTGGTGTGAAACAACCACTTGATAAAATTTCTGATTTAATAAAAGGTAAAAATATATATTTTCACAGTGATGCTGTTCAATTAATATCAAAAGAATATTTTAACCCTTATGAATTGGGATTAGATAGTTTTAGTGCATCACCACATAAATTTTATGGACCTAAGGGCATAGGATTACTGTATATTAAAGATGATATTGAAATATCAAAATTAATGTATGGTGGAAGCCAAGAAAGAAATAAAAGGGCTGGAACAGAAAATATTAATTCCATTCTTGCAACTTCACTTGCACTTGATTTAAGTGTTCAAAATATGGAAAAAGATAATAAATATCTACAAGATTTGATGGATTATTTTATTAGTGAAGTAAGTAAATTAAATTATATAAAAATAAATGGTGAAAACAGAGTAAATAGTATAATAAGTATACAAATAGAAAATCAAGATATACAGCTATTATTACCTATGCTTGATATGAGAGGTATATATGTAAGTGGAGGTTCTGCATGTATGTCAGGAAGTTTAAAAGCGTCACAAACTTTAATTAATATGGGACTTAGTGAAAAACAGGCATTATCTTCTGTTAGGATAAGTTTTAGTATATATAATACAAAAGAAGAAATAAAATATTTAATTGATACTTTAAAAAATATATGTGAAGGAGAATAA
- a CDS encoding energy-coupling factor transporter transmembrane component T family protein, whose amino-acid sequence MRIFGYEYKKTFIHDLNGVTKLVIFLLWSTLGMLTYNTYVLFFMLISSLIVLYISKIKYKDVSFVFWVILIFLILNTVTIYIFSPQEGVKIYHSMTKITNFGNIYDLTLEQVFYEVNVFLKYMVVAPVALIFISTTDPSELGSSLNRIGVPYSICYAINIAFRYIPDIQQDFYNIKNTKEARGIELSSKQNLLKRITNTIPILFPLIFTSIERIENISTAMELRGFGKKNKRTWYSYRELRLSDYISIIVTLIIVIFCLYITFKDGSRFYNPFMR is encoded by the coding sequence ATGAGAATATTCGGGTATGAATATAAAAAGACATTTATTCATGACTTAAATGGTGTTACAAAATTAGTAATATTTTTATTATGGTCAACTCTTGGTATGTTGACATATAATACATATGTCCTATTTTTTATGTTGATATCCAGTTTAATTGTTCTTTACATTTCAAAGATTAAATATAAAGATGTTTCTTTTGTTTTTTGGGTAATATTAATATTTTTAATTTTAAATACTGTAACTATTTATATTTTTTCTCCACAAGAAGGAGTAAAAATATATCATAGTATGACAAAAATAACTAATTTTGGTAATATTTATGACCTAACATTGGAGCAAGTATTTTATGAAGTAAATGTATTTTTAAAATATATGGTTGTTGCACCTGTTGCTTTAATATTTATATCTACAACAGATCCAAGTGAACTTGGGTCAAGTTTAAATAGAATAGGTGTACCTTACTCAATCTGTTATGCTATAAATATTGCGTTTAGATATATTCCAGATATACAACAGGATTTTTATAATATAAAAAATACAAAAGAAGCAAGGGGAATAGAACTTTCTTCAAAACAAAATTTATTAAAAAGAATAACAAATACCATACCTATATTATTTCCATTAATATTTACAAGTATTGAAAGAATTGAAAATATAAGTACTGCTATGGAACTTAGAGGATTTGGTAAAAAAAATAAAAGAACTTGGTATAGTTATAGAGAGTTGAGATTATCAGACTATATTTCAATTATAGTTACACTTATTATTGTCATATTTTGTTTATATATTACGTTTAAAGATGGCTCAAGATTCTATAATCCATTTATGAGGTAA
- a CDS encoding ABC transporter ATP-binding protein, producing MKKIIEFKNFTFSYKNNANPTLKNINLDIYEGQKILIVGKSGCGKSTLAKCINKLIPRVYKGTITGEVKINSKNIGTILQDSDSQFVGMNVGEDIAFALENDCINKNEMTNKVKTISSFVDMSDFLLSKPQNLSGGQKQRVALAGVLIEDVDILLFDEPLANLDPKTGIDAIKLINDVHKRTNATTIIIEHRIEDVLFIDLDRIIVIDDGIIVADGDIDEIIAINILPKIGIREPLYITAMKYSGVNIEKRVMPSKLDNIDINLYKEKVTNWYKSIDIPKKEIKKEDILVFEDVSFSYTDKKVLKNINFTVKKSEIISIVGKNGAGKSTLAKIICGFEKDYTGKIFVDGYDISNFSIKERGDMIGYVMQNPNQMISQNLVNEEVSFSLKVKGEEEKVISEKVNSILKICGLYPYRNWPISSLSYGQKKRVTIASILATNPKILILDEPTAAQDYVHYLEIMEFIKSINEKLGITIIMITHDMHLMLEYTSRAITLLDGCIISNDSCIKTLANNDIIERANLKIPSLYKLAKKLDIDEYSFVYNFINYERGLKI from the coding sequence ATGAAAAAAATAATTGAATTTAAAAATTTTACTTTTAGTTATAAAAATAATGCAAATCCAACTTTAAAAAATATAAATCTTGATATATATGAAGGCCAAAAAATACTAATAGTTGGTAAATCAGGATGTGGAAAAAGTACTCTTGCAAAATGTATAAATAAGTTAATACCTAGAGTATATAAAGGTACTATAACTGGAGAAGTAAAAATAAATTCAAAAAATATAGGAACTATACTTCAAGATAGCGATAGTCAATTTGTTGGTATGAATGTTGGTGAAGACATTGCATTTGCACTTGAAAATGATTGTATAAACAAAAATGAAATGACTAATAAGGTAAAAACAATAAGTTCATTTGTAGATATGAGTGATTTTTTGCTATCAAAACCTCAAAATTTATCAGGAGGTCAAAAACAAAGAGTGGCTCTTGCCGGAGTTTTAATAGAAGATGTAGATATACTTTTATTTGATGAACCTCTTGCAAATCTAGATCCTAAAACAGGTATTGATGCAATCAAATTAATAAATGATGTACATAAAAGAACAAATGCAACAACTATAATAATAGAACATAGAATAGAAGATGTTTTGTTTATAGATTTAGATAGAATAATAGTTATTGATGATGGAATTATAGTTGCAGATGGAGATATAGACGAAATAATAGCGATAAACATATTACCTAAAATAGGTATAAGAGAACCTTTGTATATAACAGCAATGAAGTATAGCGGTGTTAATATTGAGAAGAGAGTAATGCCAAGTAAACTTGATAATATAGATATTAATTTATATAAAGAAAAAGTTACAAATTGGTATAAAAGTATAGATATACCTAAAAAAGAAATAAAAAAAGAAGATATATTAGTATTTGAAGATGTTTCATTTTCATATACAGATAAAAAAGTTTTAAAAAATATTAATTTTACAGTAAAAAAATCTGAAATAATAAGTATCGTTGGAAAAAATGGAGCAGGAAAGAGTACACTTGCTAAAATTATATGTGGATTTGAAAAAGATTATACAGGAAAAATATTTGTTGACGGTTATGATATATCAAATTTTTCTATAAAGGAAAGAGGAGATATGATAGGTTATGTGATGCAAAATCCAAATCAAATGATTTCTCAAAATTTAGTAAATGAAGAAGTTTCATTTTCACTTAAAGTTAAAGGAGAAGAAGAAAAAGTAATTAGTGAAAAAGTAAATAGCATACTTAAAATATGTGGACTTTATCCGTATAGAAATTGGCCAATATCATCACTTAGTTATGGTCAGAAAAAAAGAGTTACTATTGCAAGTATATTAGCTACAAATCCTAAAATACTTATATTAGATGAACCAACGGCCGCACAAGATTATGTTCATTACCTTGAAATAATGGAATTTATTAAAAGTATAAATGAAAAATTGGGTATTACTATAATAATGATAACACATGATATGCATTTAATGCTTGAATATACAAGCAGAGCTATTACTTTATTAGATGGTTGTATTATTTCAAATGATAGTTGCATAAAAACTTTAGCTAATAATGATATTATTGAAAGAGCAAATCTTAAAATACCTTCATTATACAAATTGGCTAAAAAATTAGATATTGATGAATATAGTTTTGTATATAATTTTATAAACTATGAAAGAGGATTAAAAATATGA
- a CDS encoding ECF-type riboflavin transporter substrate-binding protein has product MKLLSIKKITAIGIGTALFIVLSYLIIPTGVPNTSIQPRIAILSFFSIVFGPIVGFSIGTLGHALADAFQWGSIWWSWVIADGALGLLIGLFYKQLDVENKLFDIKNIIYFNGIQIIANSVCWIFLAPTLDILMYKEPLDKVYFQGIISFIVNSFTVLVIGTIIIKYYSKSKAGNNNLTKED; this is encoded by the coding sequence ATGAAGTTATTATCAATTAAAAAAATAACAGCAATAGGAATAGGAACAGCATTATTTATTGTATTATCATATTTAATTATTCCTACAGGTGTACCTAACACAAGTATACAACCAAGAATAGCAATACTATCGTTTTTTAGTATAGTATTTGGTCCAATTGTAGGATTTTCAATTGGTACTTTAGGACATGCTCTTGCTGATGCTTTTCAATGGGGTTCAATATGGTGGAGTTGGGTTATTGCAGATGGAGCATTAGGACTATTAATTGGATTATTTTATAAACAACTTGACGTAGAAAATAAGCTGTTTGATATTAAAAATATAATATACTTTAATGGGATTCAAATAATAGCAAATTCAGTATGTTGGATATTTTTAGCACCTACGTTGGATATATTAATGTATAAAGAACCTTTAGATAAAGTATATTTTCAAGGTATAATTTCATTTATAGTAAATTCGTTTACAGTTTTAGTAATTGGAACTATAATTATAAAATATTATTCAAAATCTAAAGCGGGTAATAATAACTTAACCAAGGAAGATTAA